From a region of the Pedosphaera parvula Ellin514 genome:
- a CDS encoding immunoglobulin domain-containing protein, with translation MSPRYLFLLFGIMLSVVNATKAQTPSWSQFLNSPGPSSIRHDDIYFTDPTNGWASQNNWIYRTTNGGMSWTTNLTSGGTHFRSIAFATPQVGFAGNLGQGSYDGGTTDTNVLYRSYDGGITWANVPGFAEAGMKGLCSIFVLDSQHIYGGGRVRGPAFFIKSTDGGTNWTMVNLTAQNVMNGIMDVYFKDPTNGWAVGMDTHSFSSPPYYGRIARTTDGGATWTPVVTTTIANCYFWKMSWPATNIGYVALQQNGSSSTIVFYKTTDGGNNWVSNGIPLSSVGAASFYLQGLGFVNTNEGWMGGSSVAPYSTSFLHTTDGGATWQAAGYSNTFFINRIRFLSPTLGFASGGNLHIYSIPPAITNQPQSQTVLGGTNITLSVGTVGTSPLKYQWLKNGTNNPGATTATLALNNLTRVDAGTYSVVITNAVAGLQSSNAVVHVLVPERLGEPVLLPGGEVSLQFADADGGALLTTNDLATFEVQVSTNLVQWSVITNALTLTNGTVVLRDIITSVPSRYYRVLEH, from the coding sequence ATGTCGCCGAGGTACCTATTCCTGCTCTTTGGTATCATGCTGTCCGTCGTCAATGCAACCAAGGCGCAAACGCCTTCCTGGTCACAGTTCTTAAATTCTCCCGGCCCAAGCAGTATTCGTCATGATGACATTTACTTCACTGATCCTACGAATGGTTGGGCCAGTCAGAACAATTGGATTTACCGGACAACCAACGGTGGGATGAGTTGGACGACAAACCTTACATCGGGTGGGACACATTTCCGTTCGATTGCCTTTGCCACGCCACAGGTGGGTTTTGCAGGGAATCTGGGCCAAGGGTCTTACGATGGAGGGACCACTGATACCAATGTGCTTTATCGTTCCTATGACGGCGGAATTACCTGGGCCAATGTGCCGGGCTTTGCGGAAGCAGGCATGAAGGGACTCTGCTCAATCTTTGTTTTGGACTCGCAACATATTTATGGCGGCGGGAGAGTGCGTGGTCCGGCTTTTTTCATCAAAAGCACGGATGGCGGCACGAATTGGACCATGGTCAATCTGACAGCCCAAAACGTGATGAACGGGATCATGGACGTTTATTTTAAAGATCCCACCAATGGCTGGGCGGTGGGCATGGATACTCATTCGTTCAGCTCGCCACCTTACTACGGACGTATTGCCAGAACTACCGACGGAGGAGCAACCTGGACGCCAGTTGTCACCACCACGATTGCCAACTGTTACTTCTGGAAGATGTCCTGGCCGGCCACCAACATCGGCTACGTCGCTCTACAGCAGAATGGTTCCTCCAGCACCATTGTGTTTTACAAAACCACTGATGGGGGAAATAACTGGGTTTCCAACGGCATTCCACTTTCCTCGGTGGGAGCCGCCTCGTTTTATTTGCAGGGACTGGGCTTTGTAAACACCAACGAAGGGTGGATGGGCGGTTCGTCAGTTGCTCCTTACTCAACGTCCTTTCTGCACACCACAGATGGAGGAGCGACCTGGCAGGCAGCCGGTTATAGCAACACGTTTTTTATTAACCGCATCAGGTTTTTGAGTCCAACCCTCGGCTTCGCTTCGGGAGGCAACCTGCACATTTACAGCATTCCCCCGGCCATTACCAACCAACCTCAAAGCCAGACCGTTCTGGGTGGCACGAACATTACGCTTTCGGTTGGCACCGTCGGGACCAGCCCCTTGAAATACCAATGGCTCAAAAATGGAACCAACAATCCGGGTGCGACAACGGCTACGCTGGCTTTGAATAACCTCACCCGCGTTGATGCGGGAACTTATTCCGTCGTTATCACCAATGCCGTGGCGGGGTTGCAAAGCAGCAATGCTGTGGTTCATGTCCTGGTTCCGGAGAGATTGGGCGAACCGGTGTTGCTTCCTGGCGGCGAGGTAAGTTTGCAGTTTGCTGATGCAGATGGCGGTGCCTTGCTGACGACCAATGATCTTGCGACCTTTGAAGTTCAGGTCAGCACCAATTTGGTTCAATGGAGCGTGATTACCAACGCGCTCACGCTAACCAATGGGACGGTGGTGTTGCGCGATATCATAACCAGCGTACCCAGCCGATATTATCGCGTTTTGGAGCATTAA
- the ggt gene encoding gamma-glutamyltransferase, with amino-acid sequence MSKMYTRREVLKLGGTAIAASVMLPEISWGRETGIVNHPGAVSGDPDGVRAGMKVLAEGGNAIDAVVAAALVTCVTANNKCGLAGYGGHMTIAFGGSNKVTCIDYNSAAPAAARADMFQINETGKVKDNLNSTGWLAAGVPGTLAGIQLALERYGTRSLSKLAAPAIELARNGFPVSASMARAIRGTAPALRRFPGSAGLFLKNGEPLKEGEIFRNPDLAKVLETLAESNSADAFYDGELARKIADAFQKNGGLVTTRDLAEYRAREVEPLSLKWGNLTIHTAPLTAGGLTIVQILNILQEMGWKKLRSEPERTHAFLEALRLSWRDRLALLGDPEQVEVPIKHLLSRDYAHELANQVRKTVKDKKPLSIHTPEVIDDGTMNLSAVDSAGNMVAMTLTQGGAFGSKVTIEGLGLVLGHGMWRFDPKPGHPNSVAPGKRPLHNMCPSIVTRKGKPVLAVGGAGGRTIPNSILGFLTNYVALEKSMDEAIAAPRLHNEGNMSVEIENSWPKAEVDYLALLGYKITVGPQAYVSAVSFNPKTGECRGVAR; translated from the coding sequence ATGAGCAAAATGTACACACGTCGCGAGGTGTTGAAACTGGGCGGCACAGCGATTGCAGCTAGCGTGATGTTACCGGAAATCTCATGGGGCAGGGAAACCGGAATTGTCAATCATCCGGGGGCCGTCTCGGGTGATCCTGATGGAGTCAGGGCGGGCATGAAAGTTTTGGCGGAAGGTGGTAATGCCATTGATGCAGTTGTCGCGGCAGCTCTGGTAACCTGTGTAACGGCCAATAACAAATGCGGTCTGGCTGGGTACGGAGGACATATGACCATCGCGTTCGGCGGGAGCAACAAGGTCACCTGCATCGATTACAACAGCGCGGCACCGGCAGCCGCGCGCGCCGACATGTTCCAAATTAATGAAACGGGAAAAGTCAAAGACAACCTGAACAGCACTGGCTGGCTGGCGGCTGGTGTCCCCGGAACGCTGGCCGGAATTCAACTGGCGTTGGAACGCTACGGAACCAGGTCTTTGAGCAAACTGGCTGCCCCGGCAATTGAGTTGGCGCGCAATGGTTTTCCAGTCAGTGCCAGCATGGCCAGGGCGATACGCGGCACCGCTCCTGCTCTGCGCCGATTCCCTGGCTCCGCCGGATTGTTTTTAAAAAATGGCGAACCGCTGAAGGAAGGCGAAATTTTTAGAAACCCAGACCTCGCGAAAGTGTTGGAAACCCTGGCTGAAAGCAACTCAGCCGATGCGTTTTATGATGGCGAACTAGCCCGCAAAATCGCGGATGCGTTCCAGAAGAATGGTGGATTGGTTACGACCAGAGACCTCGCTGAATACCGGGCTCGTGAAGTGGAACCATTATCGCTCAAATGGGGCAACCTGACCATCCACACAGCCCCGCTTACTGCAGGTGGTCTTACCATTGTTCAGATATTGAATATTCTCCAGGAAATGGGTTGGAAGAAACTGCGGTCTGAGCCTGAGAGGACTCATGCATTTCTGGAAGCTCTAAGATTGAGCTGGCGGGATCGCCTTGCGTTGCTGGGTGACCCGGAACAGGTGGAAGTGCCCATCAAACACCTTCTTTCCCGCGATTATGCCCACGAGTTGGCGAATCAGGTCCGTAAAACGGTAAAAGACAAAAAACCTCTCTCCATTCACACCCCCGAGGTTATCGATGATGGGACGATGAACTTAAGTGCCGTCGACAGCGCTGGGAACATGGTCGCGATGACATTAACTCAAGGCGGGGCGTTTGGTTCCAAAGTAACCATCGAGGGATTAGGGCTGGTGCTGGGACACGGCATGTGGCGATTTGATCCCAAACCGGGTCACCCAAACTCCGTGGCTCCGGGAAAGAGACCTCTGCACAATATGTGCCCCAGTATTGTAACGCGAAAAGGGAAACCGGTGCTTGCCGTGGGTGGAGCGGGTGGCCGAACGATTCCGAATTCCATTCTCGGTTTTCTAACCAACTATGTCGCACTCGAAAAATCGATGGATGAAGCCATCGCTGCACCCCGTTTGCATAATGAAGGAAATATGAGTGTGGAAATTGAAAATAGTTGGCCCAAAGCAGAGGTCGATTACCTGGCTTTATTGGGTTACAAAATTACAGTTGGTCCACAAGCCTACGTTAGCGCTGTCTCATTTAACCCCAAAACGGGAGAATGTCGCGGCGTGGCGCGATAG
- the rsmH gene encoding 16S rRNA (cytosine(1402)-N(4))-methyltransferase RsmH — translation MNPESTPASPHKRRVRYSGRHPRRFEEKYKELNPERYGAEVQKIIESGKTPAGSHRSICVREIMEVLAPKPGEIAVDATLGYGGHALEILRAIQPGGRLVGLDVDPMEMPKTETRLRSVGAPAESLIIRRSNFAGLPQVLAGEGIPGADIILADLGLSSMQIDNPARGFTFKFEGPLDLRLNPERGRPASALLATLKEPELIRILQDNADEPDAGLLAKGILQAQLRYPITTTTGLAEVIREAFRSAHRNKTKDEANTSIRRVFQALRIAVNDEFGALDMFLRNLPGCSNSGGRVAILTFHSGEDRRVKKAFQDGKRAGVYSSIAEEIIRPSREETRSNPRASSAKLRWAIRA, via the coding sequence ATGAATCCGGAATCAACACCTGCGTCCCCGCACAAACGGCGGGTTCGTTATAGCGGCAGACATCCCCGTCGCTTTGAAGAGAAGTACAAGGAACTCAATCCCGAGCGCTACGGGGCTGAGGTGCAAAAAATTATTGAAAGTGGCAAAACACCTGCCGGAAGTCACCGATCCATTTGCGTACGTGAAATTATGGAGGTCCTGGCTCCCAAGCCAGGGGAGATTGCAGTTGATGCCACCTTGGGTTACGGCGGTCATGCACTGGAGATTCTCCGCGCCATTCAGCCTGGCGGGCGATTAGTAGGGTTGGACGTGGATCCAATGGAAATGCCGAAAACCGAAACACGCTTGCGTTCGGTTGGTGCTCCCGCGGAATCATTAATTATCCGGCGGTCAAACTTTGCCGGCCTGCCGCAGGTGCTCGCTGGCGAGGGGATTCCTGGAGCGGATATCATTCTTGCGGATCTGGGTCTTTCCTCGATGCAGATCGATAATCCTGCCCGTGGATTTACCTTTAAGTTCGAAGGGCCTTTGGATTTGCGGCTGAACCCGGAGCGTGGCCGCCCTGCCTCGGCATTGCTTGCCACGCTCAAAGAGCCTGAATTGATCCGCATATTACAGGACAATGCCGATGAGCCGGATGCCGGTTTGCTGGCCAAAGGCATCCTGCAAGCCCAGTTGAGGTACCCGATCACCACCACAACCGGGCTGGCGGAGGTAATTCGAGAGGCTTTTCGGTCAGCACACCGGAATAAAACAAAAGATGAGGCGAATACATCGATTCGTCGTGTTTTCCAAGCGTTGCGTATAGCTGTTAATGACGAATTTGGCGCGTTGGACATGTTTTTGCGGAACCTGCCAGGATGTTCAAATTCGGGCGGACGGGTGGCTATCCTAACCTTCCACTCGGGCGAAGATCGTCGGGTGAAAAAGGCATTTCAGGATGGGAAAAGAGCAGGGGTTTACTCCAGTATTGCCGAAGAAATTATCCGTCCCAGCCGTGAAGAAACCCGCTCCAATCCGCGGGCTTCGTCAGCGAAACTGCGTTGGGCGATTCGCGCTTGA